From a single Capsicum annuum cultivar UCD-10X-F1 chromosome 12, UCD10Xv1.1, whole genome shotgun sequence genomic region:
- the LOC107851224 gene encoding prosaposin isoform X2, giving the protein MFLMNNNLEEGRQDHRPTVEEVDVNEKLCTLCEEYTARAVKYMANNKTQTEIIELLHKSCLKMRFYKQECAILVDLYAPLFFVEINKMGPEEFCEEFGFCGLGITFSHVLSGKIELQFMPPTSY; this is encoded by the exons ATGTTTCTG ATGAATAACAACCTGGAAGAAGGGAGACAAGATCATCGACCAACAGTGGAAGAAGTCGATGTAAATGAAAAGTTGTGTACATTGTGCGAAGAATACACAGCGAGAGCAGTTAAGTACATGGCTAATAACAAGACCCAAACGGAGATCATTGAACTACTTCATAAATCCTGTTTGAAGATGCGATTTTACAAGCAAGAG TGTGCCATACTCGTGGATCTTTACGCTCCTCTCTTCTTCGTAGAGATAAACAAAATGGGACCTGAAGAGTTTTGCGAGGAGTTTGGGTTTTGTGGGCTCGGGATTACCTTTTCTCACGTACTTTCTGGAAAGATCGAGCTGCAATTTATGCCACCAACAAGTTATTGA
- the LOC107851224 gene encoding prosaposin isoform X1, whose protein sequence is MDSRLCLATFFILGYSWCCTARDLPAGNPIVSQTEDDNVSALQMNNNLEEGRQDHRPTVEEVDVNEKLCTLCEEYTARAVKYMANNKTQTEIIELLHKSCLKMRFYKQECAILVDLYAPLFFVEINKMGPEEFCEEFGFCGLGITFSHVLSGKIELQFMPPTSY, encoded by the exons ATGGATTCGAGGCTCTGCCTGGCAACTTTTTTCATACTTGGATATAGCTGGTGCTGCACTGCTAGAGATTTACCTGCCGGTAACCCCATAGTTAGTCAAACTGAAGACGATAATGTTTCTG CATTGCAGATGAATAACAACCTGGAAGAAGGGAGACAAGATCATCGACCAACAGTGGAAGAAGTCGATGTAAATGAAAAGTTGTGTACATTGTGCGAAGAATACACAGCGAGAGCAGTTAAGTACATGGCTAATAACAAGACCCAAACGGAGATCATTGAACTACTTCATAAATCCTGTTTGAAGATGCGATTTTACAAGCAAGAG TGTGCCATACTCGTGGATCTTTACGCTCCTCTCTTCTTCGTAGAGATAAACAAAATGGGACCTGAAGAGTTTTGCGAGGAGTTTGGGTTTTGTGGGCTCGGGATTACCTTTTCTCACGTACTTTCTGGAAAGATCGAGCTGCAATTTATGCCACCAACAAGTTATTGA